A stretch of the Azospirillum brasilense genome encodes the following:
- a CDS encoding alpha-ketoacid dehydrogenase subunit beta, translating into MPKPLRYVNAVAQALNDAMAADPAVMLMGEDVAAAGGPFKATRGLLDAHGPERVRDTPISEASLVGAAVGAALTGMKPVVEIMFMDFVTLAMDAVVNQAAKARFMFGGQCSVPMVLRTPHGGGLNAGPQHSQCLEAWFAHIPGLRVVCPATVADAYSLLRAAIEAPDPVVVVENKALYALQGDIDVTAPREVGKARIDRAGRDATIVTYGATLYAARAAADRLAAEGIEAEIVDLRWIQPWDEEAVFASVAKTHRVVIAHEAVQAFGVGAEIAARIASDAFDDLDAPVLRVGAPFMPIAFAKTLEAAYLPDADRIVAAVKSTLA; encoded by the coding sequence ATGCCGAAGCCTTTGCGCTATGTGAACGCCGTCGCCCAGGCCCTCAACGACGCGATGGCCGCCGATCCCGCCGTGATGCTGATGGGCGAGGACGTGGCCGCCGCCGGGGGGCCGTTCAAGGCGACCCGCGGCCTGCTCGACGCCCACGGGCCGGAGCGTGTGCGCGACACGCCGATCTCCGAGGCCTCCCTGGTCGGCGCCGCCGTCGGGGCGGCACTGACCGGCATGAAGCCGGTGGTCGAGATCATGTTCATGGATTTCGTGACGCTGGCGATGGACGCCGTGGTCAATCAGGCCGCCAAGGCCCGCTTCATGTTCGGCGGACAATGCAGCGTGCCGATGGTGCTGCGCACGCCGCACGGCGGCGGGCTGAACGCCGGGCCGCAGCATTCGCAGTGCCTGGAGGCGTGGTTCGCCCACATCCCCGGCCTGCGCGTCGTCTGCCCGGCCACCGTCGCCGACGCCTACAGCCTGCTGCGCGCCGCCATCGAGGCGCCGGACCCGGTGGTCGTCGTCGAGAACAAGGCGCTCTATGCACTCCAGGGCGACATCGACGTGACCGCCCCGCGCGAGGTCGGCAAGGCGCGCATCGACCGGGCGGGCCGCGACGCCACCATCGTCACCTACGGCGCCACCCTCTACGCCGCCCGCGCCGCCGCCGACCGGCTGGCCGCCGAGGGCATCGAGGCGGAAATCGTCGATCTGCGCTGGATTCAGCCCTGGGACGAGGAGGCCGTCTTCGCCTCCGTCGCCAAGACCCACCGGGTGGTGATCGCGCACGAGGCGGTGCAGGCCTTCGGCGTCGGGGCGGAGATCGCCGCGCGCATCGCGTCGGACGCCTTCGACGACCTCGACGCCCCGGTGCTGCGGGTCGGCGCGCCCTTCATGCCCATCGCCTTCGCCAAGACCCTCGAAGCGGCCTATCTGCCCGACGCCGACCGGATCGTCGCGGCGGTCAAGAGCACGCTCGCCTGA
- a CDS encoding enoyl-CoA hydratase/isomerase family protein, with protein sequence MTDERPILTSRDGAVGLITINRPTTLNALDVPTLLELERALGELEADDGVHVIVVTGAGERAFVAGGDIADLDSRQGLAHYLDFAEVVHRVFRRFETCDKPTIAAVNGWALGGGTELVLSLDIRIAADSAKFGLPEINLGLFPGAGGTQRILRQIPACRARELVFTGDQFTAAEAVAWGLVNRAVPKADLMAEAMATAQKIAAKSPLILKLTKRTLRHGAEMPLGASLAYEQAMIGLVLDSQDAHEGCRAFLEKRKAAFTGQ encoded by the coding sequence ATGACGGACGAACGCCCCATCCTCACCAGCCGCGACGGCGCCGTGGGCCTGATCACCATCAACCGCCCGACGACCCTCAACGCGCTCGACGTGCCGACCCTGCTGGAGCTGGAGCGGGCGCTGGGCGAGCTGGAGGCCGACGACGGCGTCCATGTCATCGTCGTCACCGGGGCCGGCGAGCGCGCCTTCGTGGCCGGCGGCGACATCGCCGACCTCGACAGCCGCCAGGGCCTCGCCCACTATCTCGACTTCGCGGAGGTCGTGCACCGGGTGTTCCGCCGGTTCGAGACCTGCGACAAGCCGACCATCGCCGCCGTCAACGGCTGGGCGCTCGGCGGCGGGACGGAGCTGGTGCTGTCGCTCGACATCCGCATCGCCGCCGACAGCGCGAAGTTCGGCCTGCCGGAGATCAACCTCGGCCTGTTCCCCGGCGCCGGCGGCACCCAGCGCATCCTGCGCCAGATTCCCGCCTGCCGGGCGCGCGAACTGGTCTTCACCGGCGACCAGTTCACCGCCGCAGAGGCGGTTGCCTGGGGGCTCGTGAATCGCGCCGTGCCCAAGGCCGATCTGATGGCGGAGGCGATGGCCACCGCCCAGAAGATCGCCGCCAAGTCGCCGCTGATCCTGAAACTGACCAAGCGCACGCTGCGCCACGGCGCGGAAATGCCGCTCGGCGCCTCGCTGGCCTATGAACAGGCGATGATCGGGCTGGTGCTCGACAGCCAAGACGCTCACGAGGGCTGCCGCGCCTTCCTGGAGAAGCGCAAGGCCGCCTTCACGGGGCAATGA
- a CDS encoding dihydrolipoamide acetyltransferase family protein yields the protein MVRELVMPKLGLTMTEGVLAEWRVSPGQPFRSGDVLLVVETDKIASEVEADSDGVLIETTIPAGETVAVGTPIARWSADGAGAAPAPEPAEAPAAKPAPTPVAANARPLPAPVRSNGERILSTPLARRRAEGLGVDLTTLAGSGPRGRIKVADVEAAAQTRPTPQPAPQPAPPAPKIETSAGERSKPTALQATVARRLTAAKRDVPHFYLAAEAEVTELAALRDRLNADTESGLPRISMTHLVLAAVGRALAAMPEMDRVWDDEPSGGAILALGRGDIGMAVDTPRGLVAPVLRGAAALPLDRLAAEAASLTRRARDGRLTEEDFQGGAVTVSNAGMHNVTYMSSIINPGQSSILGVGSVRPVFRPDEAGAPVLRRELGLVLSADHRLFDGVTALAFLNRIIAGLERPLRLLRAP from the coding sequence ATGGTCCGCGAACTGGTGATGCCCAAGCTGGGGCTGACGATGACCGAGGGGGTGCTCGCCGAATGGCGGGTGTCTCCCGGCCAGCCCTTCCGCAGCGGCGACGTGCTGCTCGTCGTCGAAACCGACAAGATCGCCTCGGAGGTCGAGGCCGACAGCGACGGCGTGCTGATCGAGACGACCATCCCCGCCGGTGAGACGGTGGCCGTCGGCACCCCGATCGCCCGCTGGTCCGCCGACGGCGCGGGCGCCGCCCCCGCTCCGGAGCCGGCGGAGGCGCCCGCCGCGAAACCCGCCCCGACACCCGTCGCCGCCAACGCCCGCCCCTTGCCCGCCCCGGTCCGCAGCAACGGGGAGCGCATCCTGTCGACACCGCTCGCCCGTCGACGCGCCGAGGGTTTAGGCGTCGATCTCACGACGCTGGCCGGAAGCGGGCCGCGTGGCCGCATCAAGGTGGCCGATGTCGAGGCGGCGGCCCAAACGCGGCCCACGCCTCAACCGGCACCCCAACCCGCGCCCCCGGCGCCGAAGATCGAGACATCCGCCGGAGAGCGGTCGAAGCCCACCGCCCTGCAGGCGACCGTCGCCCGCCGCCTGACCGCCGCCAAGCGCGACGTCCCGCACTTCTACCTCGCCGCGGAGGCCGAAGTGACGGAGCTGGCGGCCCTGCGCGACCGGCTGAACGCCGACACCGAATCCGGGCTGCCGCGGATTTCGATGACCCATCTGGTGCTGGCCGCGGTCGGGCGGGCGCTCGCCGCCATGCCGGAGATGGACCGGGTGTGGGACGACGAGCCTTCCGGCGGCGCGATCCTCGCCCTGGGCCGCGGCGACATCGGCATGGCGGTGGACACGCCGCGCGGGCTGGTCGCCCCGGTGCTGCGCGGGGCGGCGGCCCTGCCGCTCGACCGGCTGGCGGCGGAGGCCGCGTCGCTGACCCGCCGCGCCCGCGATGGGCGCCTGACCGAGGAGGACTTCCAGGGCGGCGCCGTCACCGTGTCGAACGCCGGCATGCACAACGTCACCTACATGTCCTCGATCATCAATCCCGGCCAGTCGAGCATCCTCGGCGTCGGCAGCGTCCGTCCCGTGTTCCGTCCCGACGAGGCGGGCGCCCCGGTGCTGCGGCGTGAACTTGGCCTCGTCCTGTCGGCGGACCACCGGCTGTTCGACGGCGTGACCGCCCTGGCCTTCCTCAACCGCATCATCGCCGGGCTGGAGCGGCCGTTGCGCCTGCTTCGCGCACCCTGA
- a CDS encoding acyl-CoA dehydrogenase family protein: MDFQLSEEQRLMIETASRVGAEFGPDYWREQDAKKSFPTEAWAGICESGLGGVSLPEEYGGSGLGMLDMALVVEALSAAGGGATLAQLFMINPIFGGVALAKFGSKAQKDAMLPALIQGKLNFCMALTEPNAGSNSLEIRTFAHADGQGWRLKGQKIWITGVPDAQKMLVVARTTRLEEAGRRTAGISLFLIDVDREGLSHQPIEKVGTNTLASSTVYFDDVRIEPDELIGTLDGGWHQLLDVLNTERIVTTAGLVGAGSLAIRLAVDYAKDRKVFGDKPVAAYQGVQFPLAQAHAELQCARLMNLKAASLCDTGLPYGSEANIAKLIAAQAASHAIERSMQAMGGMGYAKEYHVERLWRDARLFRFAPVSEEMVLNFIAMHDLGMPKSY, from the coding sequence ATGGACTTCCAGCTTTCCGAAGAACAGCGCCTGATGATCGAGACGGCGTCGCGCGTCGGCGCCGAGTTCGGTCCCGACTATTGGCGTGAGCAGGACGCGAAGAAGAGTTTCCCGACCGAGGCTTGGGCCGGCATCTGCGAATCCGGCCTCGGCGGCGTCTCCCTGCCGGAGGAATATGGCGGCTCCGGCCTCGGCATGCTCGACATGGCGCTGGTGGTGGAGGCGCTGTCGGCGGCCGGCGGCGGCGCGACTCTGGCCCAGCTCTTCATGATCAACCCGATCTTCGGCGGCGTGGCGCTGGCGAAGTTCGGCAGCAAGGCGCAGAAGGACGCCATGCTGCCCGCCCTGATCCAGGGCAAGCTGAACTTCTGCATGGCGCTGACCGAGCCGAACGCCGGCTCCAACAGCCTAGAGATCCGGACCTTCGCCCACGCCGACGGCCAGGGCTGGCGGCTGAAGGGCCAGAAGATCTGGATCACCGGCGTGCCCGACGCGCAGAAGATGCTGGTGGTGGCCCGCACCACCCGGCTGGAGGAGGCCGGCCGCCGCACCGCCGGCATCAGCCTGTTCCTGATCGACGTGGACCGCGAAGGGCTCAGCCACCAGCCGATCGAAAAGGTCGGCACCAACACGCTGGCTTCGAGCACCGTCTATTTCGACGACGTGCGGATCGAGCCGGACGAGCTGATCGGCACGCTCGACGGCGGCTGGCACCAGCTTCTCGACGTGCTGAACACCGAGCGCATCGTCACCACCGCCGGACTAGTCGGTGCCGGCAGCCTCGCCATCCGGCTGGCGGTGGACTACGCCAAGGACCGCAAGGTCTTCGGCGACAAGCCGGTGGCCGCCTACCAGGGCGTCCAGTTCCCGCTCGCCCAGGCCCACGCTGAGTTGCAATGCGCCCGGCTGATGAATCTGAAGGCGGCGTCGCTCTGCGATACGGGCCTGCCCTACGGCAGCGAGGCCAACATCGCCAAGCTGATCGCGGCGCAGGCGGCGTCCCACGCCATCGAGCGGTCGATGCAGGCGATGGGCGGCATGGGCTACGCCAAGGAATACCATGTCGAGCGGCTGTGGCGCGACGCGAGGCTGTTCCGCTTCGCCCCGGTGTCGGAAGAGATGGTGCTGAACTTCATCGCCATGCACGATCTCGGCATGCCGAAATCCTACTGA
- a CDS encoding AMP-binding protein: protein MVNLSAFIRFHALRTPDRLALVYGDQRISYADFLDRIGRMAAFLHRRGVREGDVVAVVMKNSAAFLEIAFAASHLGAVFLPINYRLAAPEVAFITGNAGAVLVFADTELAAAVTDDPRAVLVDAAAQADGRALAGADGPVPPMRVRGTQDLFRLMYTSGTTDHPKGVMHSYENFYWKCMDHVTALGLTAEDRLLAVGPLYHVGAFDLPGLAVLWLGGTICLLRDFDPDTALAAIEREQLTGAWFAPVMVGRILSHPERGRYDVSSLKWAIGGGERTPEQRIRDFTGLFANARYIDGYGLTESCSGDTLMEAGREIEKIGSTGRALAHVEVDIRDDAGTSLPAGDIGEICLRGPKVTKGYWKDPEKTARSFYGDWFRTGDVGYLDADGFLFLTDRKKDMIISGGENIASSEIERVVFLLPQVVEVAVIAVPDERWGEVPAAVVVLKEGESLDAETLEQHCRRHLAGFKIPKRLLLREALPRNPSGKVLKRVLRDELAPAHSEDTP from the coding sequence GTGGTCAATCTGAGCGCCTTCATCCGGTTCCACGCGCTGCGCACGCCCGACCGGCTGGCGCTGGTCTATGGCGACCAGCGCATCAGCTACGCCGACTTCCTCGACCGCATCGGGCGCATGGCCGCCTTCCTCCACCGGCGCGGCGTGCGCGAGGGCGACGTGGTGGCGGTGGTGATGAAGAACAGCGCCGCCTTCCTGGAGATCGCCTTCGCCGCCAGCCACCTCGGCGCGGTGTTCCTGCCGATCAACTACCGGCTGGCCGCCCCCGAGGTCGCCTTCATCACCGGCAACGCCGGGGCGGTGCTGGTCTTCGCCGACACCGAGCTGGCTGCGGCGGTGACGGACGACCCACGCGCCGTCCTGGTCGATGCGGCGGCGCAGGCGGACGGACGGGCGCTGGCCGGCGCCGACGGGCCGGTGCCGCCGATGCGGGTGCGCGGGACGCAGGACCTGTTCCGGTTGATGTACACGTCGGGCACCACCGACCACCCCAAAGGGGTCATGCATTCCTATGAGAACTTCTATTGGAAATGCATGGACCATGTGACGGCGCTGGGGCTGACGGCGGAGGACCGGCTGCTGGCGGTCGGGCCGCTGTACCATGTCGGCGCCTTCGACCTGCCCGGCCTCGCGGTGCTGTGGCTGGGCGGCACGATCTGCCTGCTGCGCGACTTCGATCCCGACACGGCGCTCGCCGCCATCGAGCGCGAGCAACTGACCGGCGCCTGGTTCGCCCCGGTGATGGTCGGGCGCATCCTGTCCCACCCGGAACGCGGGCGCTACGACGTCTCCAGCCTGAAATGGGCGATCGGCGGCGGCGAGCGCACGCCGGAGCAGCGCATCCGCGACTTCACCGGCCTGTTCGCCAACGCCCGCTACATCGACGGTTACGGCCTGACGGAGAGCTGCTCGGGCGACACGCTGATGGAGGCCGGGCGCGAGATCGAGAAGATCGGCTCGACGGGCCGGGCGCTCGCCCATGTGGAGGTCGACATCCGCGACGATGCCGGCACCTCCCTGCCCGCCGGGGACATCGGCGAGATCTGCCTGCGCGGCCCGAAGGTCACCAAGGGCTACTGGAAGGACCCGGAGAAGACGGCGCGCAGCTTCTACGGCGACTGGTTCCGAACCGGCGACGTCGGCTATCTCGACGCCGACGGCTTCCTGTTCCTGACCGACCGCAAGAAGGACATGATCATCAGCGGCGGCGAGAACATCGCGTCTTCGGAGATCGAACGGGTCGTCTTCCTATTGCCCCAGGTCGTCGAGGTCGCCGTCATCGCGGTCCCCGACGAGCGCTGGGGCGAGGTGCCGGCGGCGGTCGTGGTGCTGAAGGAGGGCGAGAGCCTCGACGCCGAGACGCTGGAACAGCACTGCCGCCGGCACCTTGCCGGCTTCAAGATCCCCAAGCGCCTGCTGCTGCGCGAGGCGCTGCCGCGCAACCCGTCCGGCAAGGTGCTGAAGCGCGTGCTGCGCGACGAGCTGGCCCCCGCCCATTCGGAGGACACCCCTTGA
- a CDS encoding MmgE/PrpD family protein, with protein MTAPDLTAPDTLAAAIARFVAGLTLDSLPPDVVEKARVCLLNGYGIALGGHGTPYAPVARAAALALHGERSDGTTMLGDGRRTSIPGAALAGSALFHGRAQEDTCGAAHLGAVLIPLLTALVEAGDGPVERLLPALVAGYEAGGLLENAFSPLTTPAGLRASPLYGTLAAAAGAAHLLGLPEDRIAAALANAASFTGGILQSFDDGTDEWRYQVGVAAVNGLTAARLAAAGSVSAPRAFEGRTGFVRAFARTGCDPAELAARLGRDWSIHRVTFKPYPVCAFNQTPVTAALALRGEVAGRAIRSVTVRMNPFETGYAGMDSKGPFASISGTLMSIPFCIALTLLRGVPTMETMTRYDDGAVNALVERVALVPDEGVRRLCCAIDVMLEDGTALARRQDMTTGDFSLPWEAVSALVRRIGDETGVPADAYDWIERFARALPGASIGDVLEAFGRLPDHLHQTSDSLVKSVANS; from the coding sequence TTGACCGCTCCCGACCTGACCGCTCCCGACACCCTGGCGGCGGCCATCGCCCGCTTCGTCGCCGGCCTGACCCTGGACAGCCTGCCGCCCGACGTGGTGGAGAAGGCGCGGGTCTGCCTGCTGAACGGCTACGGAATCGCCCTCGGCGGCCACGGCACCCCCTACGCACCGGTGGCGCGGGCGGCGGCGCTGGCCCTGCATGGCGAACGATCCGACGGCACCACCATGCTGGGCGACGGACGGCGGACCAGCATCCCCGGCGCTGCGCTCGCCGGCTCCGCCCTGTTCCACGGCCGGGCGCAGGAGGACACCTGCGGCGCCGCCCACCTCGGAGCCGTGCTGATCCCGCTGCTGACCGCGCTGGTCGAGGCCGGGGACGGCCCGGTGGAACGGCTGCTGCCGGCCCTGGTCGCCGGCTACGAGGCGGGCGGGCTGCTGGAGAACGCCTTCTCGCCGCTGACCACGCCCGCCGGCCTGCGCGCCTCGCCGCTCTACGGCACCTTGGCCGCCGCCGCCGGGGCGGCGCACCTGCTCGGCCTGCCGGAGGACCGCATCGCGGCGGCGCTCGCCAACGCCGCCTCCTTCACCGGCGGCATCCTGCAATCCTTCGACGACGGCACCGACGAGTGGCGCTATCAGGTCGGCGTCGCCGCGGTGAACGGCCTGACGGCGGCGCGGCTGGCGGCGGCGGGCTCCGTCTCGGCGCCCCGTGCCTTCGAGGGACGGACCGGCTTCGTCCGCGCCTTCGCCCGCACCGGCTGCGATCCGGCGGAACTGGCGGCGCGGCTGGGCCGCGACTGGTCGATCCACCGCGTCACCTTCAAGCCCTACCCGGTCTGCGCCTTCAACCAGACCCCGGTCACCGCGGCGCTCGCCCTGCGCGGCGAGGTGGCGGGCCGGGCCATCCGGTCGGTGACCGTGCGCATGAACCCGTTCGAGACCGGCTACGCCGGCATGGATTCGAAGGGACCCTTCGCCAGCATCTCCGGCACGCTGATGAGCATCCCCTTCTGCATCGCGCTGACCCTGCTGCGCGGCGTGCCGACCATGGAGACGATGACCCGCTACGACGACGGCGCGGTCAACGCCCTGGTCGAACGCGTCGCTCTCGTCCCCGACGAGGGCGTGCGGCGGCTGTGCTGTGCCATCGACGTGATGTTGGAGGACGGCACGGCGCTGGCCCGCCGCCAGGACATGACGACCGGCGACTTCTCCCTGCCCTGGGAGGCGGTGAGCGCTCTGGTCCGCCGCATTGGGGATGAAACCGGGGTGCCCGCCGACGCCTACGACTGGATCGAGCGCTTCGCCCGCGCCCTGCCCGGCGCTTCGATCGGCGATGTGCTGGAGGCGTTCGGGCGGCTTCCCGATCACCTCCATCAGACGTCGGATTCTCTCGTCAAAAGCGTGGCGAACAGCTAA
- a CDS encoding TetR/AcrR family transcriptional regulator: MAAMGRTAGKKTRVQRSEEVRDALFQAAAEVVGEYGYIDASITRITQRANLAQGTFYNYFASRQEIFDELLPVLGAKMLVHIRQQASGAKTFLEKEEQSFRAFFSFLKRMPYFLRILNEAEIFAPKAHRQHFHNITGGYMRFLRNARKNGEIANLGDEALEPLVYMLIATRGYLALRYTDENGVVNLPEEAVRMYLQLLARGLLSGEPPVSAGSGPAG, from the coding sequence ATGGCGGCGATGGGGCGGACGGCGGGAAAGAAGACGCGGGTGCAGCGGTCGGAAGAGGTTCGCGACGCTCTGTTCCAGGCCGCCGCCGAGGTGGTCGGGGAATATGGCTACATCGACGCCTCGATCACCCGGATCACCCAGCGGGCGAACCTGGCGCAGGGCACCTTCTACAACTACTTCGCCTCGCGTCAGGAGATCTTCGACGAGCTGCTTCCGGTGCTGGGGGCAAAGATGCTGGTTCACATCCGCCAGCAGGCCAGCGGCGCCAAGACCTTTCTGGAGAAGGAGGAGCAATCGTTCCGCGCCTTCTTCTCCTTCCTCAAGCGCATGCCCTATTTCCTGCGCATCCTGAACGAGGCGGAGATCTTCGCGCCGAAGGCTCACCGCCAGCATTTCCACAACATCACCGGCGGCTACATGCGCTTTCTGCGCAACGCCCGCAAGAACGGCGAGATCGCCAACCTCGGCGACGAGGCGCTGGAACCGTTGGTCTACATGCTGATCGCCACGCGTGGCTATCTCGCCTTGCGCTACACCGATGAGAACGGTGTCGTCAATCTGCCGGAAGAAGCCGTCCGGATGTATCTTCAGCTCCTGGCCAGGGGCCTTCTGTCCGGGGAGCCGCCGGTGTCCGCCGGTTCCGGCCCGGCTGGCTGA
- the mepA gene encoding penicillin-insensitive murein endopeptidase, translating to MAFQPSIPFPSAQPIGSYANGCIRGAQTLPPEGLGYQAVNLSRNRNHGHPDTIAFVESLARRAQAERLGRLAIGDISKLYGGRMESGHASHQIGLDVDVWFDLDQPPLAREARERTDFPTMVNRQTQRVLPERFGPRQARLLQLAATSPKVARVFVNPAIKLALCQSERGDRSWLNAVRPWAGHDSHFHVRMNCPAGSTACIPQAPIPPGDGCGQELLSWFEPPKESPAPRPPKAIPEPPAACLEVLAGN from the coding sequence GTGGCTTTCCAGCCGTCGATCCCGTTCCCCTCGGCACAGCCGATCGGCAGCTACGCCAACGGCTGCATCCGCGGCGCGCAGACGCTGCCCCCCGAAGGCCTCGGCTACCAGGCGGTCAACCTGTCGCGGAACCGGAACCACGGCCACCCCGACACCATCGCCTTCGTCGAAAGCCTCGCCCGCCGGGCGCAGGCCGAGCGGCTCGGGCGGCTGGCCATCGGCGACATCTCCAAGCTTTACGGCGGCCGCATGGAAAGCGGACACGCCAGCCACCAGATCGGCCTCGACGTGGACGTGTGGTTCGATCTCGACCAGCCGCCTCTCGCGCGGGAGGCGCGGGAGCGGACGGATTTCCCGACCATGGTGAACCGGCAGACGCAGCGCGTCCTCCCGGAGCGGTTCGGCCCCCGGCAGGCGCGCCTGCTGCAACTGGCGGCGACCAGTCCGAAGGTCGCGCGGGTGTTCGTGAACCCGGCAATCAAGCTGGCGCTCTGCCAGAGCGAGCGTGGCGACCGATCCTGGCTGAACGCGGTTCGTCCCTGGGCCGGACACGACTCCCACTTCCATGTGCGGATGAACTGCCCGGCCGGATCGACGGCCTGCATCCCGCAAGCGCCCATTCCACCGGGGGACGGCTGCGGCCAGGAGCTTCTGAGCTGGTTCGAACCCCCGAAGGAATCGCCGGCGCCCCGGCCACCCAAAGCCATCCCGGAGCCACCGGCCGCCTGTCTGGAGGTTCTGGCGGGAAACTGA
- a CDS encoding sigma-70 family RNA polymerase sigma factor, which yields MAERDRTSLLGLLLDHYEEMTGHLARRLGSLCLAEDVVQDTYLRLRSLTALPEIDNPRSYLYRMADNIALDRLRAEIRRGRRFAPAELGLDRPLDEPDAEATLEHKQRLERLSRALDELPPRCREVFLLHKFDGLSHADIAARLGISRSMVEKHVMKALAHCRDRLAP from the coding sequence ATGGCTGAAAGAGACCGGACTTCCCTGCTGGGTCTGCTGCTCGACCACTACGAAGAGATGACCGGCCATCTGGCCCGGCGTCTGGGGTCGCTCTGCCTGGCCGAGGATGTCGTGCAGGACACCTATCTGCGCCTGCGCAGCCTGACCGCGCTGCCGGAGATCGACAACCCGCGCTCCTACCTGTACCGCATGGCCGACAACATCGCGCTGGACCGGTTGCGGGCGGAAATCCGCCGGGGAAGGCGCTTCGCCCCGGCGGAACTGGGGCTCGACCGCCCGCTGGACGAGCCGGACGCCGAGGCGACGCTGGAGCACAAGCAGCGGCTGGAACGGCTGAGCCGGGCGCTGGACGAACTGCCGCCGCGCTGCCGCGAGGTGTTTCTGCTTCACAAATTCGACGGGCTGAGCCATGCCGACATCGCCGCGCGCCTCGGCATCTCGCGCAGCATGGTGGAGAAGCATGTCATGAAGGCCTTGGCCCATTGCCGCGACCGGCTGGCGCCGTGA
- a CDS encoding FecR family protein: MPRPAGAVMERERDQPGLPDDPRDAALAWFVRLESGDADAADRRAFHAWLAQDPAHRREYDRLAGLWGDLDRVSDPRKDRRAAPTRRRFLAFGAAGGAAACAAALGGAVVLTGWPGDLKTGIGERRTVTLDDGSVLTLDADSALSIDFTAAERRVRLTGGRAHFITAPDPGRPFVVACANGRIATADASFVVHRCLDSVVVAVEAGTASLTTGTEPSLPIAAGQSRSYGPDGPGPLLNQGVAVENAWRHGRLVFQAQPLDAVIADLNRYHPARIVLWDRPLAGLRFDGSVDISRPDAALNAILRTLPLRTLRPVPGLVIIRSV, encoded by the coding sequence TTGCCGCGACCGGCTGGCGCCGTGATGGAGCGCGAGCGCGACCAACCGGGCTTACCGGACGACCCGCGGGACGCGGCCCTGGCGTGGTTCGTGCGCCTGGAGTCCGGCGACGCCGACGCGGCGGACCGCCGGGCCTTCCATGCCTGGCTGGCGCAGGACCCGGCCCACCGCCGCGAATACGACCGGCTGGCCGGGCTGTGGGGCGATCTGGACCGGGTGTCCGATCCGCGCAAGGACCGCCGGGCCGCTCCGACGCGCCGCCGGTTCCTGGCGTTCGGCGCCGCCGGCGGGGCGGCGGCCTGCGCCGCGGCGCTGGGCGGCGCGGTCGTGCTGACCGGCTGGCCGGGCGACCTGAAGACCGGAATTGGCGAGCGGCGGACGGTGACGCTGGACGACGGCTCGGTCCTCACCCTGGACGCCGACAGCGCGCTGTCCATCGACTTCACCGCCGCGGAGCGGCGCGTCCGTTTGACCGGGGGACGGGCGCATTTCATCACCGCTCCCGACCCGGGGCGTCCCTTCGTCGTCGCTTGCGCCAACGGGCGGATCGCCACCGCCGACGCCAGCTTCGTGGTGCACCGCTGCCTGGACTCCGTGGTGGTCGCGGTGGAGGCCGGAACGGCCAGCCTGACCACCGGGACGGAGCCCTCCCTCCCCATCGCCGCCGGGCAAAGCCGGTCCTACGGACCCGATGGTCCCGGCCCGCTGCTGAACCAGGGCGTGGCGGTGGAGAACGCGTGGCGGCACGGCCGTCTGGTCTTCCAGGCACAGCCGCTCGACGCGGTGATCGCCGATCTCAACCGCTACCACCCCGCCCGCATCGTGCTGTGGGACCGCCCGCTCGCCGGCCTGCGCTTCGACGGCAGCGTGGACATCAGCCGGCCGGACGCCGCCCTGAACGCCATTCTCCGCACGCTTCCCTTGCGCACGCTGCGCCCCGTTCCCGGTCTGGTCATCATCCGCTCCGTCTAG